The following coding sequences are from one Shewanella violacea DSS12 window:
- a CDS encoding GGDEF domain-containing protein, translating into MKYFTSRIVIFVLILSSGPLWSNEVKPLISAMGEARYPYQFVDVQGETDAILVDTCREWLKLSITSPLISEVSPILAPYSPFGMHPSRDKMIPLMALLTTNFDQSKRQVNSQSELKPPSVDIKQSAEFKQGISIMLVFLILLTLICVCRFLLVKERSKRRQLESQLNKMANYDPVTGLANRSLLDDRLKQAMLLHSREQARFGLLCIDIAGLKSVYKKKGHSVGDKLVTLVTEEMSTCIRRSDTLARFDSNEFVVILHRTKDLDLICQVADTIISNLSKSFHCDGSKLNVKTSIGIAMFPADGDNAVELLKFADKLMYQAKQSGGNCYKSS; encoded by the coding sequence TTGAAATATTTTACCTCTAGAATTGTTATTTTTGTGCTGATTTTATCTTCGGGGCCGCTTTGGTCTAATGAAGTTAAACCTCTTATCTCAGCCATGGGCGAAGCGCGCTATCCATATCAATTTGTCGATGTTCAAGGTGAGACTGATGCTATCTTGGTAGATACGTGCCGTGAGTGGCTTAAGCTGTCAATAACCAGCCCTCTAATAAGTGAAGTATCGCCTATTTTGGCTCCCTATAGTCCGTTTGGTATGCATCCATCACGGGACAAAATGATTCCGCTAATGGCGCTACTCACTACTAATTTTGATCAGTCCAAGCGACAAGTTAACAGTCAGTCTGAGCTCAAGCCCCCATCTGTGGACATCAAACAATCGGCAGAATTTAAGCAGGGGATAAGCATCATGCTTGTTTTCTTGATTCTGCTGACGCTCATCTGTGTGTGTAGATTCTTATTGGTAAAAGAGCGGTCAAAACGACGCCAACTTGAGAGTCAATTGAACAAGATGGCTAATTATGATCCTGTCACGGGTCTTGCCAACCGCAGCCTGTTAGATGACAGATTGAAGCAGGCGATGTTATTGCACAGTCGAGAGCAGGCTAGATTCGGCTTGCTTTGTATCGACATCGCAGGACTTAAATCTGTCTATAAAAAGAAGGGCCACAGTGTGGGTGATAAGCTGGTCACACTTGTGACTGAGGAGATGAGCACTTGTATACGCCGCTCTGATACCTTGGCGCGATTTGACAGTAATGAATTTGTGGTGATATTGCACAGAACTAAAGATCTGGATCTCATTTGTCAGGTTGCAGATACCATAATCAGTAATTTATCAAAATCCTTCCACTGTGATGGCTCAAAATTGAATGTTAAGACGAGTATTGGCATTGCAATGTTTCCTGCAGACGGCGACAATGCGGTAGAGTTACTCAAATTTGCTGATAAATTAATGTATCAAGCGAAACAAAGTGGTGGCAATTGCTATAAATCATCATGA
- the ruvB gene encoding Holliday junction branch migration DNA helicase RuvB has product MIEADRIIHAEPQGVEAYEEQIDRAMRPKLLDEYTGQDATRAQLKVFIQAAQNRGEALDHMLIYGPPGLGKTTLALIVANEMGVNIKSTSGPVLEKAGDLAALLTNLEPGDVLFIDEIHRLSPVVEEILYPAMEDYQLDIMIGEGPAARSIKLDLPPFTLIGATTRAGALTSPLRARFGIPLRLEFYNVKDLSTIVTRSAKVLELPIDDEGSLEVARRSRGTPRIANRLLRRVRDYAEVKHDGEINKRVADLALEMLDVDVEGFDYMDRKLMLAIIDKFMGGPVGLDNLAAAIGEERETIEDVLEPFLIQQGFIQRTPRGRIATQRAYQHFNIIQPENN; this is encoded by the coding sequence ATGATAGAAGCCGATCGTATTATTCATGCTGAGCCTCAAGGTGTTGAGGCGTATGAAGAGCAGATAGACAGAGCCATGCGTCCTAAATTACTCGATGAGTACACGGGACAGGATGCGACTCGAGCTCAACTTAAGGTGTTCATTCAGGCGGCTCAGAATCGTGGTGAAGCACTGGATCACATGTTGATCTATGGACCGCCAGGTTTAGGTAAAACCACCTTGGCTCTGATAGTAGCCAATGAGATGGGAGTCAACATCAAGTCGACCTCTGGACCGGTTCTCGAAAAAGCGGGAGATTTAGCTGCGCTGCTTACAAACCTAGAGCCAGGTGATGTGTTATTTATCGATGAGATCCACAGACTCAGTCCCGTAGTCGAAGAAATCCTTTATCCGGCGATGGAAGATTATCAGCTGGATATCATGATAGGTGAGGGACCTGCAGCGCGTTCGATTAAACTCGATCTGCCACCATTTACCTTGATCGGTGCCACAACTCGGGCCGGAGCATTAACCTCTCCCTTAAGGGCGAGATTTGGTATTCCTCTGAGACTCGAGTTCTATAATGTTAAAGATCTCAGCACCATAGTGACCCGCTCAGCCAAAGTACTCGAGCTTCCTATTGACGATGAAGGTTCACTGGAAGTGGCAAGACGCTCTCGTGGTACTCCTCGTATCGCTAATCGTTTATTGAGACGGGTGAGAGATTATGCTGAGGTTAAACATGACGGTGAGATCAATAAGCGTGTTGCCGATCTGGCTTTAGAAATGCTCGATGTCGATGTTGAAGGTTTCGATTATATGGATAGAAAGCTTATGCTAGCTATCATAGATAAATTCATGGGTGGTCCGGTCGGACTGGATAATTTGGCTGCAGCCATAGGTGAAGAGCGGGAAACCATAGAAGATGTGCTGGAACCTTTTCTGATTCAACAAGGTTTTATACAGAGAACGCCCCGCGGACGCATAGCGACTCAACGTGCCTATCAGCACTTTAATATTATTCAGCCAGAGAATAACTAA
- the ruvA gene encoding Holliday junction branch migration protein RuvA yields MIGRLRGLLIEKQAPEILIEVSGLGYEVQMPLTSFYELPELNQEAIIYTHFVVREDAQLLYGFITKQERALFRLLIKTNGVGPKLALTILSGMTSAEFVACVERDDIATLVKLPGVGKKTAERLLIEMRDKLKSLMEASAGSEREFMLKTNYTPTKIVNTAEEDAIAVLLALGYKSAQASKSVSAAYKDGMTSEELIKSSLKSML; encoded by the coding sequence ATGATAGGTCGATTACGCGGCTTGCTTATCGAGAAGCAAGCCCCAGAAATTTTGATAGAAGTGAGTGGCCTAGGATATGAAGTCCAGATGCCCCTCACTAGTTTTTATGAGCTTCCTGAGCTCAATCAAGAAGCGATTATCTACACCCACTTCGTGGTCCGTGAAGATGCTCAGCTTCTCTACGGATTTATCACCAAGCAGGAACGCGCGCTATTTCGTTTGTTGATCAAGACCAATGGTGTTGGGCCTAAGCTGGCATTAACCATCTTGTCGGGAATGACATCGGCCGAATTTGTTGCCTGTGTGGAACGCGATGATATCGCCACCTTAGTCAAGTTGCCTGGGGTCGGTAAGAAGACAGCCGAGCGACTCTTGATAGAGATGCGTGATAAGCTCAAGAGCCTGATGGAAGCCTCGGCAGGCTCCGAGCGAGAATTTATGCTCAAGACTAACTACACACCAACAAAAATAGTCAATACTGCCGAAGAAGATGCGATTGCCGTTTTGTTGGCCTTAGGCTATAAGTCCGCACAGGCTAGCAAGTCAGTATCAGCGGCTTATAAAGACGGCATGACTTCAGAGGAACTGATAAAGTCCTCACTCAAGTCGATGCTGTAG
- the ruvC gene encoding crossover junction endodeoxyribonuclease RuvC has translation MSIILGIDPGSRITGYGVIKRNGRHPIYLGSGCIRTSSDDFAYRLKQIFDGVSEIIRQYQPTEFAIERVFMAKNADSALKLGQARGAAIVAATNVDLPVGEYSATQIKSAVVGTGKAQKSQVQHMVQQILKLSASPQADAADALGVAICHFHTSQSLLALGGVASKRTYGRYR, from the coding sequence ATGTCAATAATACTCGGTATAGATCCCGGTTCAAGGATCACTGGCTATGGGGTGATCAAACGAAACGGTAGGCACCCTATCTACTTAGGAAGTGGTTGTATTCGGACTAGTTCTGATGATTTCGCCTATCGCCTTAAGCAAATTTTCGATGGGGTTTCCGAAATAATACGTCAGTACCAGCCCACAGAATTTGCGATTGAGCGTGTGTTTATGGCTAAAAATGCCGATTCAGCGCTTAAGTTAGGCCAAGCCAGAGGTGCGGCCATCGTTGCTGCGACCAATGTCGATCTTCCTGTTGGCGAATATTCCGCGACCCAAATAAAAAGTGCCGTAGTCGGCACGGGTAAGGCGCAAAAATCACAGGTTCAACACATGGTACAGCAAATTCTCAAACTGTCGGCTTCCCCACAAGCTGATGCCGCCGATGCATTAGGTGTCGCAATTTGTCATTTTCATACCAGTCAAAGCCTCTTGGCTCTCGGTGGCGTGGCAAGTAAAAGAACATATGGACGATATAGATGA
- the aspS gene encoding aspartate--tRNA ligase, whose amino-acid sequence MRSQYCGDVNKSHVGQEVTLVGWVNRSRDLGGVVFLDLRDREGIVQVVYDPDLPEVFDVACSLRSEFCVQIKGLVRARPDSQVNNQMRTGEIEILGTSLTVLNSSAPLPINMDKNQHNTEEQRLKYRYLDLRRPEMAERIIFRAKVTSAVRRFLDGNGFLDIETPILTKATPEGARDYLVPSRTYKGQFFALPQSPQLFKQLLMMSGFDRYYQIVKCFRDEDLRADRQPEFTQIDIETSFMSSAQVMDKTEEMMRSLFKELLNVDLGEFPKMTFAEAMRRFGSDKPDLRNPLELIDVADLLTDVEFKVFQGPATDPEGRVAVLCIPGGAKLSRKQLDEYAKYATIYGAKGLAWMKINDLDKGLEGIQSPVLKFLSEDVVKGLLERTDAKSGDLILFGADKANIVSEAMGALRIKAGEDFDLLKGDWKPLWVVDFPMFERTSDGGLHAMHHPFTAPSGMTPEQLEADPISAISDAYDMVLNGCELGGGSVRIHNSEMQTAVFRILGIEEEEANEKFGFLLEALRYGTPPHAGLAFGLDRIIMLMTGTSSIRDVMAFPKTTTAACPLTNAPGFANPEQLVELGIDVIKSEEEKETPE is encoded by the coding sequence ATGCGCAGTCAATATTGTGGAGACGTTAACAAGTCTCACGTTGGACAAGAAGTGACCCTAGTGGGTTGGGTAAATCGTAGCCGTGATCTAGGTGGAGTGGTTTTTCTCGACTTAAGAGACAGAGAAGGGATCGTACAGGTTGTATATGATCCGGATTTACCTGAAGTGTTCGACGTTGCCTGTAGCCTGCGCAGTGAGTTCTGTGTCCAAATAAAGGGCCTGGTCCGTGCTCGTCCAGATAGTCAGGTCAATAACCAAATGCGTACTGGTGAGATTGAGATTTTAGGTACAAGTTTAACTGTCCTGAACAGCTCTGCGCCTCTGCCTATTAACATGGACAAGAATCAGCACAACACGGAAGAGCAGCGACTTAAATACCGTTATCTTGATCTTCGTCGTCCTGAGATGGCTGAACGTATCATTTTCCGCGCTAAAGTCACCAGCGCCGTGCGTCGCTTTCTCGATGGTAATGGTTTCCTCGATATCGAAACGCCTATCTTGACCAAGGCAACGCCTGAAGGTGCACGAGATTATTTAGTGCCTAGTCGTACCTATAAGGGGCAGTTTTTCGCACTGCCTCAGTCTCCTCAGCTGTTCAAACAGTTGTTGATGATGTCGGGTTTCGATCGCTACTATCAAATCGTTAAGTGTTTCCGTGATGAAGACTTACGTGCCGATCGTCAGCCAGAATTCACCCAAATCGATATAGAAACCTCGTTTATGTCCTCTGCCCAGGTCATGGATAAAACTGAAGAGATGATGCGTAGTCTCTTTAAAGAGCTTCTCAATGTTGATCTCGGTGAGTTTCCTAAGATGACGTTTGCCGAAGCCATGCGCCGCTTCGGTTCCGACAAGCCAGATCTTCGTAATCCGTTAGAACTTATCGATGTTGCCGATCTACTGACCGACGTCGAGTTCAAGGTGTTCCAGGGACCCGCTACGGATCCAGAGGGACGCGTTGCGGTACTTTGTATCCCAGGTGGTGCCAAGTTATCTCGCAAACAACTAGACGAATACGCTAAGTATGCCACCATCTATGGTGCTAAAGGCCTAGCATGGATGAAGATTAATGATCTGGATAAAGGGCTAGAGGGGATTCAATCTCCTGTACTTAAGTTCCTTAGCGAAGATGTCGTAAAGGGTCTGCTTGAGCGCACCGATGCCAAGTCCGGTGATCTGATTTTATTCGGCGCAGATAAAGCAAACATAGTTTCCGAAGCGATGGGCGCACTGCGCATCAAAGCCGGTGAAGATTTTGACCTGCTAAAGGGCGATTGGAAACCACTATGGGTGGTTGACTTCCCTATGTTCGAACGTACATCAGATGGTGGCTTGCATGCCATGCACCATCCATTTACCGCGCCTAGCGGCATGACGCCGGAGCAACTCGAAGCCGACCCGATTTCAGCTATCTCAGATGCCTATGACATGGTATTAAATGGCTGTGAGCTTGGTGGTGGTTCGGTACGTATTCATAACAGTGAGATGCAAACCGCAGTCTTCCGTATTCTGGGTATCGAAGAGGAAGAGGCCAATGAGAAGTTTGGCTTCCTGCTAGAAGCATTGCGTTATGGTACACCACCTCATGCCGGTCTAGCCTTTGGTTTAGATAGAATCATCATGTTGATGACAGGTACTTCCTCAATTCGTGATGTGATGGCATTCCCTAAAACCACCACAGCGGCTTGTCCCTTGACCAATGCACCAGGATTCGCTAATCCTGAGCAACTCGTCGAGTTAGGCATTGACGTCATCAAGAGTGAAGAAGAAAAAGAAACACCAGAGTAA
- a CDS encoding carboxypeptidase regulatory-like domain-containing protein yields MFFLFFILLLFGFLLQFLLPDSLPKNVSSLKFSFDETRRKTVSYKENNQQDVIGTELLSANLPDDAYAGLNTQVEFESDELGDVRDAKIIPVVLVQSLVQPLASKPMQDNKTRQATQSRVIQGEVIVSSKQAQTSLISDKNGPLEQVQIPVQSTKAGTLACGQPLSVSYQEIAAAQDLFIISQLKYGKLIMSDELFAYQEEGKQYLPIQLLAELLMLPIQFDADTRSISGWYISPEKTIDVSNNLMMFWGYGDDCSSGETKVFYDEWDLYIESRVIAQMFGLEIIFEPSRQRFSIAESLSVPLSLIQARKRRYELFTAQQNNSNKLMIKEIEREDALIGDLAMSLDLGIVSQKKLDIKKSQVEGFIQARTDIAGHNVYLGYSWTETNEVVNAYVEKTLVDTWVKHYRIGSVESHSMPLISDSSEGVGIRVTAGEGVTEDFRFITVDGEVEPGWDVELYRNNSLVSIQRVGSDARYRFTQVPYYMGLNQYQLRFFGPNGETRSESFSKMLDNSVLEKGSLGVSYGSMVRDQDDLQQHYLNANWAVTDNLTTGVSIVRQEIAEDTWLTIPKISINLLGETNLVQVNYADTGDGFATGVIVQGSGGDIDWLADWELFDDFVSWGNPDDRVNQQAKLNLSGSFDTMDLSWSFSGNWKDHRLTRDFLQFNTRLSGHYHRISYSNDLRWQSSANENRIYNRVAASGRMQNWYLRSYLDLAITPELEVSQWAVNANSSISERLNYQVELKYHPQNDDPLSVRNSISYLFDHSALRFVVDNYSDGDWFAQLKWNTSLLWQPETNLWLLDRVSHLNTGAVKIIAFQDDNADGVFNDNELAISGLSFSGHSQSENMTDKNGELLITHLQTTRPQRLLLKESSLPDPFLVPSAIAITVNPHPGNIQDILYPVLYTAELEGHVMSLIGGKLASATGMLVILRNQALNREYKTRVEYDGVFIFDRVIPGRYKIFIEDKLRAELVLKPGDYVELEKITLD; encoded by the coding sequence ATGTTTTTTTTGTTTTTTATCTTACTGTTATTCGGTTTTCTGTTGCAGTTTCTATTACCTGATTCTCTCCCAAAAAATGTATCTAGTCTTAAGTTTTCCTTCGATGAAACGCGGAGAAAAACGGTCTCCTATAAAGAAAATAACCAGCAAGATGTGATTGGAACCGAGTTGTTATCTGCAAACTTGCCAGATGATGCTTATGCTGGGCTTAATACTCAAGTTGAGTTCGAGAGCGATGAGCTTGGGGATGTTAGGGACGCAAAAATCATCCCGGTCGTCTTAGTTCAGTCCTTAGTTCAGCCCTTAGCTTCGAAGCCGATGCAAGATAACAAGACCCGCCAAGCGACTCAATCGAGAGTCATTCAGGGAGAAGTTATTGTAAGCTCGAAGCAGGCTCAGACAAGTCTTATCTCTGATAAAAATGGGCCGCTAGAGCAGGTACAAATACCAGTGCAATCGACCAAGGCCGGTACGCTAGCTTGTGGTCAGCCTCTGTCAGTTTCCTACCAAGAGATAGCAGCCGCTCAGGACCTGTTTATTATCAGTCAGCTTAAATATGGCAAGTTGATCATGAGCGACGAGTTGTTTGCTTATCAAGAAGAGGGCAAACAGTACCTTCCTATCCAACTTCTAGCCGAATTGCTCATGCTGCCTATTCAATTCGATGCCGACACAAGAAGCATCAGCGGTTGGTATATCTCTCCTGAAAAAACAATCGATGTCAGCAATAACTTAATGATGTTTTGGGGCTATGGGGATGACTGCAGCTCAGGTGAAACCAAAGTATTCTATGATGAGTGGGATCTCTATATAGAGAGTAGAGTGATAGCGCAGATGTTTGGCTTAGAGATAATATTTGAGCCCTCAAGACAACGTTTCTCTATCGCTGAATCGTTGTCGGTCCCGCTTTCTCTGATACAGGCAAGAAAAAGAAGGTATGAGCTTTTTACTGCACAGCAAAATAACAGTAATAAGTTAATGATTAAAGAGATCGAAAGAGAAGATGCCTTGATAGGGGATCTTGCCATGAGTTTAGACCTCGGGATTGTTTCCCAAAAGAAACTCGATATTAAAAAATCACAAGTAGAAGGGTTTATTCAAGCTAGAACCGATATAGCAGGGCATAATGTTTATCTAGGTTATTCTTGGACTGAAACTAATGAAGTGGTTAATGCCTATGTAGAGAAGACGTTAGTGGATACTTGGGTTAAACATTACCGTATTGGTAGCGTAGAGTCCCATTCAATGCCGCTGATATCTGATTCAAGTGAAGGCGTCGGCATTAGAGTGACTGCGGGTGAAGGGGTAACCGAGGATTTTCGTTTTATCACAGTGGACGGTGAGGTTGAGCCTGGTTGGGATGTAGAACTTTACCGCAATAATAGTTTGGTCTCAATTCAAAGAGTCGGTTCCGATGCCCGTTATAGATTTACTCAGGTGCCTTACTATATGGGGCTCAATCAATATCAGTTACGTTTCTTCGGTCCGAATGGTGAGACCAGAAGCGAATCTTTTAGCAAGATGTTGGATAATTCAGTACTAGAAAAGGGCAGCCTGGGCGTTAGTTACGGGTCCATGGTGAGAGATCAAGATGATCTGCAGCAACATTATTTAAATGCCAATTGGGCTGTGACTGATAACCTTACAACAGGAGTATCCATTGTTAGACAGGAGATTGCAGAAGATACCTGGTTAACTATCCCTAAGATCAGTATTAACCTTTTAGGTGAAACCAATCTTGTTCAGGTTAATTATGCCGATACTGGTGATGGCTTTGCCACCGGAGTCATAGTGCAGGGAAGTGGTGGAGATATTGACTGGTTAGCCGATTGGGAGCTCTTCGATGACTTTGTCAGTTGGGGAAATCCAGATGATAGGGTTAATCAGCAAGCGAAACTGAATTTAAGCGGCAGCTTTGACACCATGGACTTAAGCTGGTCGTTTTCAGGTAACTGGAAAGATCATAGGTTAACCAGAGATTTCCTACAATTCAATACTAGGCTCTCAGGACATTATCATAGGATCTCATACAGCAATGATCTCAGATGGCAATCTTCTGCCAATGAAAATAGGATTTACAACCGAGTCGCGGCATCGGGACGAATGCAGAATTGGTATTTAAGAAGCTATCTTGACCTAGCCATTACACCTGAACTCGAGGTGAGTCAGTGGGCGGTTAATGCTAATTCATCCATAAGTGAAAGGCTTAATTATCAGGTAGAATTGAAGTATCACCCGCAAAATGATGATCCTCTCAGTGTTCGTAACTCCATTTCCTATCTGTTTGATCATAGTGCATTGCGTTTTGTGGTAGATAATTATTCAGATGGCGACTGGTTTGCACAACTAAAGTGGAATACTTCACTTCTATGGCAGCCGGAAACGAACCTATGGCTGCTAGACAGAGTCAGTCATCTCAATACTGGCGCCGTTAAAATTATCGCATTTCAGGATGATAATGCTGACGGTGTGTTCAATGATAACGAATTAGCCATAAGTGGTTTAAGCTTTTCAGGCCATAGTCAGTCAGAGAATATGACAGATAAAAATGGTGAGCTGCTGATAACCCATCTTCAAACGACCAGACCTCAGCGTCTGTTACTCAAGGAGTCGAGTCTTCCAGATCCTTTCCTTGTGCCCTCGGCGATAGCCATCACTGTGAACCCGCATCCTGGAAATATTCAAGACATCTTATATCCTGTTTTATACACTGCAGAACTCGAAGGTCATGTGATGAGCCTAATTGGTGGCAAACTCGCATCGGCGACGGGGATGTTAGTCATACTAAGAAACCAAGCACTGAATCGCGAATACAAGACGAGAGTAGAATATGATGGTGTTTTCATATTTGACCGTGTGATACCTGGTCGATATAAAATATTTATCGAAGACAAGCTAAGAGCCGAGCTGGTTCTAAAACCCGGTGATTATGTGGAGTTAGAGAAGATCACCCTAGATTAA
- the cmoA gene encoding carboxy-S-adenosyl-L-methionine synthase CmoA — protein sequence MTSSQDNIYAQACENVSDFQFDEKVAGVFNDMIRRSVPGYSQIINTLGAFAQRFATSDSNIYDLGCSLGAATLSVRRQIDNRNCRIIAVDNSQSMIERCRENLTAYVSSTPVDLVCGDIRDIKIENASMVILNFTMQFLAPADRDELLSKIYRGLNPGGILILSEKLNFEDDEIQTLLYDLHLDFKRANGYSELEISQKRSSLENVMKPDTLLQHQDRLKQQGFKHFNIWFQCFNFASMVAIKS from the coding sequence ATGACATCATCTCAAGATAATATCTATGCTCAGGCATGCGAAAATGTAAGCGACTTTCAGTTTGATGAAAAAGTGGCTGGCGTGTTTAACGACATGATTAGGCGATCAGTGCCCGGGTATAGCCAGATTATTAATACCTTAGGCGCTTTCGCCCAAAGATTTGCTACATCTGATAGCAATATCTATGACCTGGGCTGCTCGCTAGGCGCGGCCACCTTAAGTGTCCGACGTCAGATAGATAACCGTAATTGTCGTATCATAGCGGTTGACAACAGCCAGTCTATGATTGAACGCTGTCGTGAAAATTTAACGGCTTATGTGAGTAGTACGCCTGTCGATTTAGTCTGTGGTGATATCAGAGATATCAAGATAGAAAATGCTTCTATGGTTATCCTTAACTTCACCATGCAGTTTCTGGCTCCTGCTGACAGAGACGAGCTTTTGAGTAAGATCTATCGTGGACTCAATCCTGGTGGCATTCTGATCCTTTCAGAGAAATTAAACTTTGAAGATGATGAGATACAAACACTTTTATATGACCTTCATCTCGACTTTAAACGAGCCAATGGCTACAGCGAACTGGAAATAAGCCAAAAGCGCAGTTCTCTGGAAAATGTGATGAAGCCAGATACCTTGTTACAACATCAAGATCGACTAAAACAACAAGGTTTCAAACATTTCAATATATGGTTTCAATGCTTCAATTTCGCCTCTATGGTCGCCATTAAGTCTTAG
- a CDS encoding YebC/PmpR family DNA-binding transcriptional regulator gives MAGHSKWDNIKHRKAAQDAKRGKLFTKFIRELTVAAREGGSDADSNPRLRAAIDKSLSNNMTRDTIERAVKRGAGELDGQVLETIMYEGYGPGGTAVMVETMTDNKNRTVSGVRNAFSKSGGNLGTDGSVSYLFDKKGIISYGEGTDEDIVMDAALEAGADDVVSHEDGAIDVFTSPEDFGAVKDALDAAGLESVNAEVTMVPSTKASLDASTAAKFLRLIDNLEDHDDVQEVYHNAEISDEVMETLE, from the coding sequence ATGGCAGGTCACAGTAAGTGGGACAACATCAAGCATCGCAAGGCGGCGCAAGATGCCAAGCGAGGAAAGCTTTTTACCAAATTTATTCGTGAGTTAACCGTCGCTGCCCGTGAAGGTGGCTCAGATGCCGATTCTAACCCAAGATTACGCGCTGCTATCGATAAGTCACTGTCTAATAATATGACTCGCGATACTATCGAACGCGCCGTTAAACGTGGAGCCGGTGAGCTTGATGGTCAGGTACTAGAGACCATAATGTATGAAGGTTATGGACCCGGCGGCACGGCCGTCATGGTCGAAACTATGACGGACAATAAGAATCGCACCGTATCTGGCGTGCGTAATGCGTTCAGTAAATCCGGTGGTAACTTAGGTACAGACGGTTCGGTCTCATATCTGTTCGATAAAAAAGGCATCATATCTTATGGCGAAGGGACAGATGAAGATATCGTCATGGATGCGGCTTTAGAAGCGGGCGCCGATGATGTGGTCAGCCATGAAGATGGGGCCATAGATGTTTTTACTAGTCCCGAAGATTTTGGTGCAGTCAAAGATGCCTTAGATGCTGCGGGTCTAGAATCTGTCAACGCCGAGGTGACCATGGTGCCATCGACAAAAGCCAGTCTCGATGCTAGTACCGCGGCCAAATTCCTGCGTTTAATTGATAATCTTGAAGATCATGATGATGTGCAAGAGGTGTATCATAACGCCGAAATATCCGATGAAGTCATGGAGACACTAGAATAA
- a CDS encoding VCBS domain-containing protein encodes MNKKILLSTLIASTFLLSSQANAEQATGVANFNLVYPITVSETTPMQFGDVSISQDGTCDLDYANTTTGTNCVAGGAAAASGTFTIQATDGLVNISLSGADTTIPGVTFTPTIASPTVSVAANTATLTVGGTLAILSASATAASHNLNYTVDVIY; translated from the coding sequence ATGAATAAGAAAATACTCCTTTCAACCTTGATCGCCTCAACATTTTTACTGTCTAGTCAAGCTAATGCGGAACAAGCAACTGGCGTAGCTAATTTTAACTTGGTTTATCCAATCACAGTGAGTGAAACTACACCAATGCAATTTGGTGATGTTTCTATCTCTCAAGATGGAACTTGTGATCTGGATTATGCAAACACAACCACAGGGACTAACTGTGTCGCTGGCGGTGCAGCAGCAGCTTCTGGTACTTTCACCATTCAAGCTACCGATGGTCTGGTGAATATTTCGCTTTCTGGCGCCGATACTACAATACCAGGCGTGACTTTTACGCCTACGATTGCTAGCCCAACAGTTTCAGTTGCAGCAAACACGGCAACTCTGACAGTGGGTGGAACTCTTGCTATTCTGTCAGCTTCTGCCACAGCTGCGTCACATAATTTAAACTATACAGTAGATGTAATTTACTAA
- a CDS encoding fimbrial biogenesis chaperone, with product MNKYFIGCFAALFCSFNLDANLLVSPTRAELDDASHRSSVFSLVNKGSSTARYNIYFEDKLQLAEGGYRTVEGTKATLTKFVRYSPRRVTLEPEQGTRVRMAVRLPKNTPAAEYRSYIVFHQIPLTPAVASQSSDDKAETFSLSVTAYMRISIPVILRVGELNGEVTIDEVTNENAQTSLNVTLIRHGQRSTYGDIELFVETSLDGKIQLESVGSAKNAAIYTELNQRSFSVNLSRELKKGTEVIIRYTESKTIKDAKIIEKRIVI from the coding sequence ATGAATAAATATTTTATAGGCTGCTTTGCAGCCTTATTTTGTAGTTTTAATCTAGATGCAAATCTACTGGTTTCTCCAACTCGTGCAGAACTCGATGATGCCAGTCATCGCAGTAGCGTATTTTCCTTGGTGAACAAGGGCTCGAGTACGGCTCGGTATAACATCTATTTCGAGGATAAGCTGCAACTGGCTGAAGGTGGTTATCGTACCGTTGAAGGCACTAAAGCCACATTAACTAAGTTTGTTCGATACTCACCAAGGCGTGTGACCCTAGAACCTGAGCAGGGGACTCGTGTCAGGATGGCGGTTAGATTGCCTAAAAACACCCCAGCCGCTGAGTATCGCAGCTACATTGTTTTTCATCAGATCCCTCTAACACCAGCCGTTGCAAGTCAATCCAGTGATGACAAGGCTGAGACCTTTAGCCTTTCGGTTACTGCCTATATGCGGATCTCAATTCCTGTCATCTTAAGAGTCGGCGAGCTTAACGGCGAGGTGACGATAGATGAAGTCACAAATGAGAATGCCCAAACCAGTCTCAATGTCACTCTCATTCGTCATGGACAACGCAGCACTTATGGTGATATTGAGTTATTTGTTGAAACGAGCTTAGATGGCAAGATTCAACTTGAAAGTGTGGGCAGTGCTAAGAATGCGGCCATCTACACAGAACTTAATCAAAGAAGCTTTTCGGTAAACTTATCTAGAGAGCTTAAGAAGGGCACTGAAGTCATTATTCGTTATACGGAAAGTAAGACTATTAAGGATGCAAAAATCATTGAAAAACGCATCGTTATTTAG